GGACGAAGGCGTACTCCTCGCGGACCGCGGCGGTGTACGCCGCGTAGCTCTCGGGCGTGCCGCCGAGCACCGCCAGGTCGGCGTCGCAGAGCACCTCGCCGTTGCGGTCCCCGGGCTCCGGCGCGTGGGTGACGGTGAGTCGGACCAGCCGGGCGACCTCCGCCACCAGCGGCTCGGGGAGTCCGGCCTCGCGCAGCGCGCGGACGGCCAGGTGGGCGCTGCGCTCCTCGTTCTCCGAGCGGTCCGGGCGGTAGACCGCGTCGTGGAACCAGGCGGCCAGCCGGACCGCGTCCGCGTCCTCGGCCTGTCCGGCCAGCGCGTCGACGTGGTCGAGCACCGCCCGCAGGTGCTCGGTGGTGTGGTACCGGCGCTGGGGCTCGGCCCACCGGTCGAGCAGGTCCGTCCCGTACGGCACCGGGTCGACGGTGGCGCCGCAGCGCGACAGCAGGGCGTTCCAACGGTCCAGCAGCGAAGAGGTCATGACGTCCATTCTGCTCCCCGGCAAGTTTCGGGAATCGCCGGACGGCATATGTCGGTGGACTGTATATGTAGACGCATGACAGAACGCACGATGCAGGAGCCGACCCTGCTCCTGCTCACCGCACTGGCCGACGCCCCTCGGCACGGCTACGCGCTGATCCAGGAGATCGCCGCGATCTCCGGCGGTCGGGTCCGGATGCGCACCGGCACCCTCTACGGCGCCCTCGACCGCCTGCTCCAGCAGGGCCTGATCCGGGTCGACAGCGAGGAGGTGGTCGACGGCCGGGCCCGCCGCACCTACGCGCTCGGCGACAGCGGCCGCGAGGTGCTCGGCGCCGAGGCCGAGCGGATGCGCGTGCTGGCCGCCGAGACCGAGCGCCGGCTCGCCGCCGGCGGCCGGACTTCCCGCGGCACCTCCCGCGGCTTCGCCGGCCCCAAGGCCCGCGGGGCGTTCGCATGACCGGCCGCGCCCTGCGGGCGGTCCTGCGGCTCTACCCGGCCGCCTACCGCCGGGCCGGCGGGGAGGAGATCGCCGGGGTGTACGAGGCGGCCACCGCCGGGGCCGGGTGGGTCACCCGGCTGGTCGAGCTGGCCGGGATCGCCGGGTACGGGCTGCGGATGCGCTGCGGGCTGACCTTCGGCGGGCTGCACGGCCGGCTGCTGGCCGTGGCCGCGCCGTTCGCCGCGGGTGCCGTCCTCGGCGGTTCGGCCCTCTCGTCGCTGCTCTACTGGTACGCGAACCGGGAGTTCCTGCCGGGGGCGGTCACGCCCGAGCTGGTGCTGGCCCACCTCGCCGCGCTGCTCGCGCTGCCGGCGGCGGCCGCGGTGCTGCTGGGCCGGTGGTCGACGGCGCGCCTTCTCACCCCGACCGTCATGGTGGTCTCGCTGATGGGCCGACTGAGTTGGAGGTGGTGGGCCTACGGCACCGTCGACCCGCACAGCCTGGCCACCGAAGTCCTGGTCCTCGGCCTGCCGTCGGTGCTCTGGTGCCTGATGCTGCTCGCCGCTCCCCGTGACGTGCTCGGCGGGTCGGCCCCGGGCCGCGCGGCCGGTCTGCTGGCGGGGATCGTGCTCGGTGGGGTGGGGCTGCAGCAGTTGATGCTCACGTCACGGTTGCCGGGTGCGCGGTTCACTGGTCCGATGATGGAGGCGGCGGCCTGGTTCGGGCTGGCCATGCTGGTGGCGGCACTGCCGGCGCTCCGCCGCGGGGTGCTCTTCCCGGCCGCGGTCGTGCTGGCCGGCGCCCCGATGGTGCTGCTCCCGGCCTACGCCCTCCTGGTCAGGGAGACCGGCGGCGAATGGACCGGCCCTGGGGCGATGGCCGCCCTGGTCGTGCTGGTGCTCGCCGCCCTGGCTGCCGGGCGTGTCCTCGGCCTGGTGAAGTGGCCGGGCCCGGTCCGGGTTCCGGCCCCGGGGCGGTACGGGCGACCGGGGGGATGCGGGGATGACGACTGAAGGAACAGGGGAGGAAGCGATGGGAGACCGGATGCTCAGGGCCGCGCTGCGGTGCTACCCGGCCGGCTACCGGCGGGAGCGGGCCGACGAGATCGCCGAGGTCTATGCCGGCACCACCGCCGGGGCCGGGCGGGTCGCCCGGCTGTGGGAGCTCGCCGGGATCGCCGGGTACGGGCTGCGGGTCCGCACCGGCCTCACCTCGGCCGGGACGCCCGGCCGGCTGCTGGCCGAGGCCGCGCCGATGGTGCTGGCCGTGGTCCTCGGACTGGTGCTGCCGTATCTGATCGGCCTCGGGCTCCATCCGCGCCTGACCGTCCGGCGGTTCAGCCCGGCCTCGCTGCCGTTCCTCCTCTCCCTCGGGTCGGTGGTGCCGGCTGCGGTGGCGGCCCTGGCCGGGCGCTGGACGGTGGCACGGGCCCTGGCCGTGGTGGCCGGCGCCGGCTGGGTGGCGGTGGTCGTCCACGACGCCTGGTGGATCCTCAGCAGGCCCCGGATATACGACGGTTCGCTCCTGATCGACATCGCCCTGGAGCTGTTCCCGGTGCTGTGGGCCGTCCTGCTGGTCGCGGCCCCGCCGGACCTGCTCGGACGGGTGGCCTGGCGCCGCCTCGGCGTGGCCGCGCTGCTGACCGGCGCGGTGGCCGTCCTGCAGTGGACCGGAGGCCTCTACCTGATCAGCCCCGAGGGGGCGGCCCTCGCCGCCGTGGTGGCCGCGCTGGCCCTGCTGCCCGCCGTGTACGGCCGGCTGCTGCCCGCCGCGATCTCGCTCGCCGCGCTCCCGCCCCTGCTGACGGCGAGCGTCTGGTACCTCCATCTCTGGCTGCCGGGCCTGCGGCTGCTGGCCCTGGTCCTGGTGGCCGCGCTGGCCGCGTCGGTGGTGGCCGTCCGGCTGGCGCTGTACCTCCGCCGCAGGCCCACGGTGCCGCCGGCGGCGGGCTGACCGTCCGGCGGGAGGGGGCTCGCCGGGCGGACGGGCGATGTGGCAAGGTAAGCGATATGTCTAGACCACTGCTCGAAGTCATCGCGCTGACCACGCAGGACGCCCAGGCCGCCCAGGCCGGTGGCGCCGACCGGCTCGAACTGGTCACGGACATGGCCGCCGACGGCCTGACCCCCTCCCTGCCGGACTTCGCCGCCATCCGCGCCGCCGTCCGCCTCCCGCTCCGCGTCATGCTGCGGATCCGGGACGGCTTCACCCCCGGCGACCTGGACGCCCTACTGGAGCGGACCGCGCGGCTGCGCGCCGAGGGCGCCGAGGAGTTCGTGTTCGGCTTCCTCGGCGCCGACGGGCGGGTCGACCTCGCCGCCACCACCGCGCTCGCCGAGGCGGTGGCCGGCTGCTGCTGGACCTTCCACCGGGCCGTGGACCACAGCGCCGACCGCGCCGAACTCCGCGCCGCCGTCGCCGACCTGCCCGGACTGGACACCTTCCTCACCTCGGGCTCCGCCGCCGGGGTCGAGGCCGGACGGGAGGTGCTGGCCGGCGAACTCGCCAAGGCCGGCGACCCCGGCTACCGGCAGCGGATCCTCGTCGGCGGCGGCCTGCGGGCCGAGCACGTGCCCGGCCTGAAGGCCGCCGGCTTCGACGCCTTCCACATCGGCGGCGCCGTCCGCGAGGGCGGCTGGTCCGGCGCGGTGGACGCCGCCCGGGTCGCCGAGTGGCGCACCCTGCTCGACACCTGACGGACCGCCGGCCCCGGCACCCGCCGGCCCAGGCGCCCGCCCGGTCGGCGCCGCCCGCCGAGGGCGGGCGGTCGCTACACCCCGGCCAGCTGCTCCGGCAGCGGCTCGGCGTGCAGGACCGCCAGCCCCGACACCGCCCGGGTGAGCGCCACGTACAGCCGGCGCAGGCCGGTCCGCTCGTCCGGCTCGCCCGCGACCACCGCGGCCGGCTCGTCCAGCACCACGTAGTCGTACTCCAGACCCTTGGCCAGCGAGGCCGGCACCAGGGTCAGCCGCGCCTGGGCGGTGGTCTCGTCGCCGGGCGCGAGGAACGGCAGCCCGGCCGCCGTCAGCGCCTCGGCGAGCAGCGGCAGCCGGGCGTCGGCCGCGATCAGGCCGGTGGAACCCTCCCGGTCCAGCGCCCGGCGGCAGGCCGCCACCACGGCCTCCACCAGCTCCGACCCCTCCGCCACCGGCGTCACCGTCAGCGAACCCGGCGCCTCGCGCACCGAACTCGCCGGAGCCAGCCCCGGCGCGATCGCGGGCAGCAGCCGCGAGGCGTACACGATCACCTCCTCGGGCACCCGGAAGCCCTGGGTCAGCTCCTCCACATGGGCCGCGGACTTGCCGAGGTGGTGCAGCGCCTCGTCCCAACTCGCCGTCGCCCACGGCGTGGTGCCCTGGGCGAGGTCCCCGAGCACGGTGGCCGAGCCGGTGGTGCACCGCCGGCCGACCGCCCGGTACTGCATCGGGGAGAGGTCCTGCGCCTCGTCCACCACCACGTGCCCCAGCGAGACCGTCCGCTGCACCAGGTCGGTGGCCTCGTCCACCAGGACGGCGTCCGCCTCCGTCCAGGGCGCGGTCCGCGGCGAACGCGCGGGCCTCGGCCAGAGCACGGCCCGCTGCTCCTCCTCGTCCAGCACGCCCTCGGCGCACGCTGCCAGGAACTCCGGGTCGGAGAGCAGCCGGTGCACCAGCTTGACCGGGTCCACCGGCGGCCAGCACTCCTTGACCACGGCCTTCACCGCGGCGTTCCGGGCCACCGCGTCCTGCACCCGGTCGTCGGGCGCCTCGCCGCCGTGCTCCATCTTCACCAGCACGGCGTGCGCGATCCGCTGCGGCAGCGCCTCCCCGGCCGCGCCGTAGCGGATCTCCCGGCTCTTCAACTCCTCGATGATCTCGGTGAGTTCGTACGCCGGGACGCGCCAGCGGCGGGAGCCGCGGACGACCACGCAGGGCTCGGTGGGCAGGCTGATACCGGAGCGGACGGCCCGCCGCAGCACCTCGGCCATCCGGGCGTCGCCCTTGAGCGTGGCCGACCTGGCCGAGTCGGTGCCGCGCACCTCGACGTGGCCGACCAGCTCCTGGACGGTGGACTGGGCGACGTCCACCTCGCCCAGCGCGGGCAGCACCTGCTCGATGTACTGCAGGAAGGAACGGTTCGGGCCGATCACCAGGGTGCCGGTGCGGGCCAGCCGCTCCCGGTGGGCGTACAGCAGGTAGGCGACCCGGTGCAGGCCGACCGCGGTCTTCCCGGTGCCGGGGGCGCCCTGGACGCAGACCGTGCCGGTGACGTCGGCGCGGACGATCTCGTCCTGCTCGGGCTGGATGGTGGCCACGATGTCGCGCATCGGACCGACGCGGGGCTTCTCGATCTCGGCCGCGAGCAGGGCCGACCGGGTGTCGGTCTCGGCCGGGTCGGACAGGTTCTCGTCCTCGTACGCGGTCAACTCGCCGCCGGTGTAGCCGAACCGGCGGCGCTTCTCGACGTCCAGCGGGTCCTTGCGGCTGGCCCGGTAGAACGGCTGGGAGACCGGGGCGCGCCAGTCGATGACCATCGGGTCGCCGTCGGCGTCGTGCACGTGCCGGCGGCCGATGTAGAACCGCTCGCCGCTGCCGCCCTCGGCCAGCTCCTCGCTGATCGCGTGCAGGTAGTCGAGGCGGCCGAAGAACAGCGGGGTGTGGGCGAGGTCGGCCAGCGCGGCGATGCGCTGCTCGATCTGGTTGCGCAGGACCTGGGCCGAGACCCAGGTACCGGTGACGTCGCTCAGGTCGAGCGCCTCGACGTCCTCGCGCATCGCCCGCAGCGCGGCCCGGGAGGCGGCCAGGTGGTCGCGCTCGCGCTGGAGCGGATCGGTGGAAGTGGGGGACTGCACAGCGAACCTTCCCGGCCGCCCGGCATCAGGGGCGGCGGACTCGGCGTAGCTCACGGAGAAGGACACCGCCCGGTTGCCGACCGGCCGGTACCTCCCACGGCTGCCGACGACGGGCACCACGGTTCGGGAGGGGGCAGACCGGAGATGATAGACCGGCGTCGCTCCGCGGACCAATCATTTCCGTAGGGGTGCCGTACGCCGGAAGGACGACCCGGCCCCCGCGGACCGCACACCGTGGGCTGATGTGTCCGGGCCGCCGGAAACCTACGGTGGAACCATGAGCACCGCACACATCAGCCACGACACCAGCGGCAGCACCGCTGCCCACGCCCGCCACCACAACCCGCTCGCGGTGGCCGTCCGCAATCTCGGGATCCTCCTCGACACCGCCGTCCGGGTGCTCTTCCTCGGCCGGGACGGCGTCCGCTACTGACTCGCCCCCACGGGCCCGCCGCGCGCCGCCGCCCCGGCCGGAAGCCCCGGCTCAGATGTCGTCGGC
The window above is part of the Kitasatospora sp. HUAS MG31 genome. Proteins encoded here:
- a CDS encoding PadR family transcriptional regulator, translated to MTERTMQEPTLLLLTALADAPRHGYALIQEIAAISGGRVRMRTGTLYGALDRLLQQGLIRVDSEEVVDGRARRTYALGDSGREVLGAEAERMRVLAAETERRLAAGGRTSRGTSRGFAGPKARGAFA
- a CDS encoding copper homeostasis protein CutC — translated: MSRPLLEVIALTTQDAQAAQAGGADRLELVTDMAADGLTPSLPDFAAIRAAVRLPLRVMLRIRDGFTPGDLDALLERTARLRAEGAEEFVFGFLGADGRVDLAATTALAEAVAGCCWTFHRAVDHSADRAELRAAVADLPGLDTFLTSGSAAGVEAGREVLAGELAKAGDPGYRQRILVGGGLRAEHVPGLKAAGFDAFHIGGAVREGGWSGAVDAARVAEWRTLLDT
- a CDS encoding HelD family protein, with translation MQSPTSTDPLQRERDHLAASRAALRAMREDVEALDLSDVTGTWVSAQVLRNQIEQRIAALADLAHTPLFFGRLDYLHAISEELAEGGSGERFYIGRRHVHDADGDPMVIDWRAPVSQPFYRASRKDPLDVEKRRRFGYTGGELTAYEDENLSDPAETDTRSALLAAEIEKPRVGPMRDIVATIQPEQDEIVRADVTGTVCVQGAPGTGKTAVGLHRVAYLLYAHRERLARTGTLVIGPNRSFLQYIEQVLPALGEVDVAQSTVQELVGHVEVRGTDSARSATLKGDARMAEVLRRAVRSGISLPTEPCVVVRGSRRWRVPAYELTEIIEELKSREIRYGAAGEALPQRIAHAVLVKMEHGGEAPDDRVQDAVARNAAVKAVVKECWPPVDPVKLVHRLLSDPEFLAACAEGVLDEEEQRAVLWPRPARSPRTAPWTEADAVLVDEATDLVQRTVSLGHVVVDEAQDLSPMQYRAVGRRCTTGSATVLGDLAQGTTPWATASWDEALHHLGKSAAHVEELTQGFRVPEEVIVYASRLLPAIAPGLAPASSVREAPGSLTVTPVAEGSELVEAVVAACRRALDREGSTGLIAADARLPLLAEALTAAGLPFLAPGDETTAQARLTLVPASLAKGLEYDYVVLDEPAAVVAGEPDERTGLRRLYVALTRAVSGLAVLHAEPLPEQLAGV